From a single Miscanthus floridulus cultivar M001 chromosome 8, ASM1932011v1, whole genome shotgun sequence genomic region:
- the LOC136477008 gene encoding probable tyrosine-protein phosphatase DSP2: MKLEVMPMPKQRVLEAEQREEAMEMSGLDLWKHEKPPRICPLPPPLPPPPAACDEATLVPPLNFAMVDDGIFRSGFPDTSNFRFLKTLNLRSIVYLCPEPYPETNMEFLEKNGIRLHQFGIEGRKEPFVNIPDDKIREALKVVLDPRNQPLLIHCKRGKHRTGCVVGCLRKLQKWCLSSVFDEYHRFAAAKARITDQRFMELFDVSSLKHLTPSHC, translated from the exons ATGAAGCTGGAGGTCATGCCCATGCCCAAGCAGCGGGTGCTGGAGGCGGAGCAGAGGGAGGAGGCCATGGAGATGAGCGGCCTGGACCTGTGGAAGCACGAGAAGCCCCCAAGGATCTGCCCCTTGCCCCCgccgctcccgccgccgccggcggcgtgcGACGAGGCGACGCTCGTGCCGCCGCTCAACTTCGCCATGGTCGACGACGGCATCTTCCGCTCCGGCTTCCCGGATACCTCCAACTTCCGGTTCCTCAAGACCCTCAACCTCCGCTCCATCGT GTACCTGTGCCCGGAGCCGTACCCGGAGACGAACATGGAGTTCCTCGAGAAGAACGGGATCAGGCTCCATCAGTTCGGAATCGAGGGGCGCAAG GAACCATTTGTCAACATACCCGATGACAAAATAAGGGAGGCGCTCAAAGTTGTCTTAG ACCCAAGAAACCAACCTCTGCTTATTCATTGCAAGAGAGGCAAG CACCGAACTGGTTGTGTGGTCGGTTGCTTGAGGAAGCTGCAGAAATGGTGCTTGTCTTCAGTCTTCGACGAGTACCATCGCTTTGCCGCTGCGAAAGCGAGGATCACTGACCAGAGATTCATGGAGCTGTTCGACGTCTCAAGCTTGAAGCACCTGACACCCTCACATTGTTAA